A window of Raineyella sp. W15-4 contains these coding sequences:
- a CDS encoding HAD hydrolase family protein — MIPRLIATDLDGTFLHPGGTVSDTNARAVRTALDEGVRVVFATGRPPTWMQPIVDLGLPHAPVIGCNGAIRYDAATGEIAEVVDIAPDLIAALGAHVREVLPGATLGLQRADSFGYEPGYLESPPKAPGYRCAPLEDLLPGGPVLKVLVQTYDTPLDVLLTALREVSADDLTLTWSTAGVAAGDRVLVEVGARGVDKSAMLARYCATLGLGREDVAAFGDMPNDLAMLSWAGRAYVMPPPHPLLADVGEAVDRPCAEDGVGRTILQWFTRRVKDGTSGASDAEFRAGRP; from the coding sequence GTGATCCCCCGCCTCATCGCGACCGACCTCGACGGCACCTTCCTGCATCCGGGCGGTACGGTCTCGGACACCAATGCCCGCGCCGTCCGAACGGCCCTCGACGAGGGGGTCCGGGTGGTCTTCGCCACCGGACGACCGCCCACCTGGATGCAGCCGATCGTCGACCTCGGCCTGCCCCACGCCCCGGTGATCGGCTGCAACGGGGCGATCCGCTACGACGCCGCGACCGGTGAGATCGCCGAGGTGGTCGACATCGCCCCGGACCTGATCGCCGCGCTGGGCGCGCACGTCCGGGAGGTGCTGCCCGGGGCGACGCTGGGGCTGCAACGGGCCGACTCGTTCGGGTACGAGCCGGGCTATCTGGAGTCCCCGCCGAAGGCCCCCGGCTACCGGTGCGCACCACTGGAGGACCTGTTGCCCGGCGGGCCGGTGCTGAAGGTGCTGGTGCAGACGTACGACACACCGCTGGACGTCCTGCTCACCGCGCTGCGCGAGGTGTCCGCCGACGACCTGACGCTGACCTGGTCGACCGCCGGGGTGGCGGCCGGGGACCGGGTGCTGGTGGAGGTCGGCGCCCGCGGCGTGGACAAGTCGGCGATGCTCGCCCGCTACTGCGCCACGCTCGGGCTCGGGCGGGAGGACGTGGCCGCCTTCGGGGACATGCCGAACGACCTGGCGATGCTGAGCTGGGCCGGCCGAGCGTACGTGATGCCACCACCCCATCCGCTGCTGGCCGACGTCGGGGAGGCGGTCGACCGGCCCTGCGCGGAGGACGGCGTGGGACGGACCATCCTGCAGTGGTTCACGCGGCGTGTGAAGGATGGCACAAGCGGGGCATCCGACGCGGAGTTCCGGGCAGGCCGTCCCTAG
- a CDS encoding beta-ketoacyl-ACP synthase II gives MSSTVVVTGFGATTPLGGDAATTWANVVKGTSGVHALSYDWAQDLPTRIAAEAAVDPAGLIDRVEARKMDRSTQLGVVAALAGWQHAGFGLGEENTVDPTRLAVSIGTGIGGLHTLIGQWDIQRDKGFRRMSPFTIPKLMANAPAATVGLRLRARAGIHTPVSACASGNEALAQGLDIIRLGRADVVVAGGAEGVIHPLPVAAFGQMQALSRRNDEPEKASRPWDKGRDGFVLGEGAAVLVLESLEHALARGATIYATFAGAGVTSDAYDMVAPDPDGFGQSEAVRLAVLDGGLQPTDVKHVNAHATSTPAGDLTEVRSVRAALGAATDDVVFTATKSQTGHLLGAAGAMESMFTVLALKNRLVPPTINLDDPEDSLDIDVATTARELPQGDIAAVNNSFGFGGHNVALTFTTANITEG, from the coding sequence ATGTCCTCCACCGTTGTCGTCACCGGGTTCGGTGCCACGACCCCTCTGGGCGGAGACGCCGCCACCACGTGGGCCAATGTCGTCAAGGGCACCTCGGGTGTCCACGCACTGTCGTACGACTGGGCACAGGACCTGCCGACCCGGATCGCCGCGGAGGCCGCCGTCGACCCGGCGGGGCTGATCGACCGGGTCGAGGCGCGCAAGATGGACCGCTCCACCCAGCTCGGCGTCGTCGCCGCCCTTGCCGGCTGGCAGCACGCCGGCTTCGGATTGGGCGAGGAGAACACCGTCGATCCGACCCGCCTGGCGGTGTCGATCGGCACCGGCATCGGCGGCCTGCACACCCTGATCGGCCAGTGGGACATCCAGCGGGACAAGGGCTTCCGCCGGATGAGCCCGTTCACCATCCCGAAGCTGATGGCCAACGCCCCGGCCGCGACCGTCGGGCTGCGGCTGCGGGCCCGGGCCGGCATCCACACCCCGGTCTCCGCCTGCGCCTCGGGCAACGAGGCCCTCGCCCAGGGCCTGGACATCATCCGGCTGGGCCGCGCCGATGTGGTCGTCGCCGGTGGCGCCGAGGGCGTCATCCACCCGCTGCCGGTCGCCGCCTTCGGCCAGATGCAGGCCCTCTCCCGCCGCAACGACGAGCCGGAGAAGGCCTCCCGCCCGTGGGACAAGGGCCGTGACGGTTTCGTCCTCGGCGAGGGCGCCGCCGTGCTGGTGCTGGAGTCGCTGGAGCACGCGCTGGCCCGCGGGGCCACCATCTACGCCACTTTCGCCGGTGCCGGCGTCACCTCCGACGCGTACGACATGGTCGCCCCCGATCCGGACGGCTTCGGCCAGTCCGAGGCGGTCCGGCTGGCCGTGCTGGACGGCGGGCTGCAGCCCACCGACGTCAAGCACGTCAACGCGCACGCCACCTCGACCCCGGCCGGTGACCTCACCGAGGTGCGGTCGGTCCGCGCCGCCCTCGGCGCCGCGACCGACGACGTCGTCTTCACCGCCACGAAGTCGCAGACCGGCCACCTGCTCGGCGCCGCCGGCGCGATGGAGTCGATGTTCACCGTGCTGGCGCTGAAGAACCGCCTGGTGCCGCCGACGATCAACCTGGACGACCCGGAGGACTCCCTCGACATCGACGTGGCCACCACGGCCCGTGAGCTGCCGCAGGGCGACATCGCCGCGGTGAACAACTCGTTCGGCTTCGGCGGCCACAACGTGGCCCTGACCTTCACCACCGCCAACATCACCGAGGGCTGA
- a CDS encoding MoxR family ATPase: MDNQEAARLIDEALTQVRRVIVGQEHMVERLMVALLARGHCLLEGVPGTAKTLAVRTFATVVGGDFARVQFTPDLVPSDIVGTRIYKSSQEGFDVELGPIFVNFLLADEINRAPAKVQSAMLEVMAERQVSIGGTTFPAPRPYIVIATQNPIESEGVYPLPEAQRDRFLLKVDVPYPHGDEEFEILRRMSVDAPVPRPVLDNESVLALQDRTNHVFVHQLVAEYIVRLVLATRSPADFGMPDLADVIAIGCSPRATLGLVGASRALALIHGRDYVLPTDVQAVARDVMSHRLQLGFDAVADNIDPAEVIDRVVAMVPAPTPVWNQQPAPVPAAAVPAPDPRAAAFPQPEFHG; encoded by the coding sequence GTGGACAACCAGGAGGCGGCCCGACTGATCGACGAGGCGCTGACGCAGGTGCGGCGGGTCATCGTCGGCCAGGAGCACATGGTGGAGCGACTGATGGTCGCTCTGCTCGCGCGCGGTCACTGTCTCCTCGAGGGGGTGCCAGGCACGGCCAAGACGCTGGCCGTGCGGACCTTCGCCACCGTCGTCGGCGGCGACTTCGCTCGGGTCCAGTTCACCCCCGACCTGGTGCCCTCCGACATCGTCGGCACCCGCATCTACAAGTCGTCCCAGGAGGGCTTCGACGTCGAGCTGGGGCCGATCTTCGTGAACTTCCTGCTCGCCGACGAGATCAACCGGGCGCCCGCCAAGGTGCAGTCGGCGATGCTCGAGGTGATGGCGGAGCGGCAGGTGTCCATCGGCGGCACCACCTTCCCCGCCCCCCGGCCCTACATCGTCATCGCCACCCAGAACCCGATCGAGTCCGAGGGCGTCTACCCGCTGCCGGAGGCCCAGCGGGACCGGTTCCTGCTCAAGGTGGACGTCCCCTACCCGCACGGCGACGAGGAGTTCGAGATCCTGCGGCGGATGAGCGTCGACGCCCCGGTGCCCCGGCCGGTGCTCGACAACGAGTCCGTGCTCGCCCTCCAGGACCGGACCAACCACGTCTTCGTCCACCAGCTGGTTGCCGAGTACATCGTCCGGCTGGTGCTGGCCACCCGGTCCCCGGCCGACTTCGGGATGCCCGACCTGGCCGACGTGATCGCGATCGGCTGCTCGCCGCGGGCCACGCTGGGTCTGGTGGGCGCGTCCCGCGCCCTGGCGCTGATCCACGGCCGTGACTACGTCCTGCCGACCGACGTCCAGGCGGTCGCCCGCGACGTGATGTCGCACCGCCTCCAGCTCGGCTTCGACGCGGTCGCCGACAACATCGACCCCGCCGAGGTGATCGACCGGGTGGTGGCGATGGTGCCCGCACCGACCCCGGTCTGGAACCAGCAGCCGGCGCCGGTCCCCGCCGCTGCCGTCCCCGCCCCCGACCCGCGGGCTGCGGCCTTCCCGCAGCCGGAGTTCCATGGCTGA
- a CDS encoding VWA domain-containing protein, translating into MIPLIQFLSPGRLWWLLLIPLLLVIHLVVSRRAAGGRGRHDPLLAALRVERGWQVHLAVILSALSLVALTVAFARPKQDVLVPRERATIVVAIDVSLSMQADDVSPTRLAAAKDAATEFVRSLPATFNVSLVSFAGTATVVVPPTQDRGVVTAAIDGLRLQPSTAIGDGIYASLSALNQVPPDPQHPDDPPPARIVLLSDGFTTIGRPAAQAAEQARSQSVPIYTIAYGTLNGSIVIEGSRQPVPVDYNELATVARISGGKAYRAQTAGQLKDVYRDIGSSVGKEAVAVDVSNRYVGVAAAFALLACLGVVSLAARWP; encoded by the coding sequence ATGATCCCGTTGATCCAATTCCTGTCCCCGGGCCGGCTGTGGTGGCTGCTGCTGATCCCGCTGCTGCTCGTCATCCACCTGGTCGTCTCGCGCCGGGCCGCCGGGGGACGGGGGCGGCACGACCCGCTGCTCGCCGCGCTGCGGGTCGAACGCGGCTGGCAGGTCCACCTTGCGGTGATCCTCTCGGCGCTCAGCCTGGTCGCCCTCACCGTCGCCTTCGCCCGGCCGAAACAGGACGTCCTGGTCCCCCGGGAGCGCGCCACCATCGTCGTGGCGATCGACGTGTCGCTGTCGATGCAGGCCGATGACGTGTCGCCGACCCGGCTGGCCGCGGCGAAGGACGCCGCCACCGAGTTCGTCCGCTCGCTGCCCGCCACCTTCAACGTGTCACTGGTGTCCTTCGCCGGGACGGCGACCGTCGTCGTGCCGCCGACCCAGGACCGCGGGGTGGTCACCGCGGCCATCGACGGACTGCGCCTGCAACCGTCCACCGCGATCGGCGACGGCATCTACGCCTCGCTGTCCGCGCTCAACCAGGTCCCCCCCGACCCGCAACACCCTGACGACCCGCCGCCGGCCCGGATCGTGCTGCTCTCCGACGGCTTCACCACCATCGGCCGTCCCGCCGCCCAGGCGGCCGAGCAGGCGCGCAGCCAGTCGGTGCCGATCTACACCATCGCGTACGGCACCCTCAACGGGTCGATCGTGATCGAGGGCAGCCGTCAGCCGGTCCCGGTCGACTACAACGAGCTGGCCACGGTGGCCCGGATCTCCGGCGGCAAGGCCTACCGCGCCCAGACCGCCGGGCAGCTCAAGGACGTCTACCGCGACATCGGCTCCTCGGTCGGCAAGGAGGCGGTCGCCGTGGACGTCTCCAACCGCTACGTCGGCGTCGCCGCGGCGTTCGCACTGCTGGCCTGTCTCGGGGTGGTGTCCCTGGCCGCCCGGTGGCCCTGA
- a CDS encoding Nramp family divalent metal transporter, which produces MDGFPTTLSSSSSPPPEQLRSDRPAPAAHLATLFGPAFVASIAYVDPGNVAANLSAGARHGYLLVWVLVLANTMAVLVQYLSAKLGLVTGRSLPQVLGSRMSRWPRVAFWVQAEIVAAATDLAEVIGGALALAILFGIPLLLGGVIIGTVSMLLLILQSRGQQRIFEFVVMGLLGIITCGFMAGLFVSPVDWDGAARGLLPRFDGAESVLLAASMLGATVMPHAIYLHSALVSDRHGTEHTGTGLRRLLSATRWDVVSGLAVAGTVNIAMLLIAAASLQGVTGTDSIEGAAAAISTHLGPAIGLVFGIGLLASGLASTSVGTYAGDTIMKGLLHARIPLVVRRAVTLVPALLIVGGGADPTWSLVLSQVLLSAGIPFAVVPLVWLTSRRSVMGELTNSWWLRVAAVVTVVVIVALNAALLVLTVLGIE; this is translated from the coding sequence TTGGACGGTTTTCCCACGACCCTGTCCTCGTCGTCCTCACCACCCCCCGAACAGCTCAGATCCGACCGCCCCGCACCGGCCGCCCATCTCGCTACACTCTTCGGACCCGCCTTCGTCGCCTCGATCGCGTACGTCGACCCCGGCAACGTCGCCGCCAATCTGTCGGCAGGCGCCCGCCACGGCTACCTGTTGGTGTGGGTGCTCGTCCTCGCCAACACCATGGCAGTCCTCGTGCAGTACCTGTCCGCCAAGCTCGGGCTCGTCACCGGTCGCAGCCTGCCCCAGGTGCTCGGCAGCCGGATGTCACGCTGGCCCCGCGTGGCCTTCTGGGTCCAGGCCGAGATCGTCGCCGCGGCCACTGACCTGGCAGAAGTGATCGGTGGTGCGCTCGCCCTCGCCATCCTCTTCGGCATCCCGCTGCTGCTCGGGGGAGTCATCATCGGCACGGTGTCCATGCTGCTGCTGATCCTGCAGTCCCGCGGACAGCAGCGGATCTTCGAGTTCGTGGTGATGGGGCTGCTGGGAATCATCACCTGCGGCTTCATGGCCGGCCTGTTCGTCAGCCCGGTCGACTGGGACGGAGCCGCCAGGGGCCTGCTCCCCCGCTTCGACGGCGCAGAGTCCGTGCTGCTCGCCGCGAGCATGCTGGGGGCCACCGTGATGCCGCACGCGATCTACCTGCACTCGGCGCTGGTCAGTGACCGGCACGGCACGGAGCACACCGGCACAGGGCTGCGTCGGCTGCTCAGCGCCACCCGCTGGGATGTCGTGTCCGGGCTGGCGGTGGCCGGCACCGTCAACATCGCCATGCTGCTGATCGCCGCCGCGTCCCTTCAGGGCGTCACCGGGACGGACTCGATCGAGGGAGCCGCCGCGGCGATCTCCACCCACCTGGGGCCGGCGATCGGCCTGGTCTTCGGCATCGGACTGCTGGCTTCCGGCCTGGCCTCCACCTCCGTCGGAACGTACGCCGGCGACACCATCATGAAGGGATTGCTACACGCACGCATCCCATTGGTAGTGCGACGGGCCGTCACGCTGGTGCCGGCCCTGCTCATCGTCGGCGGGGGCGCCGACCCGACCTGGTCGCTCGTCCTCAGCCAGGTGCTGCTGTCGGCCGGGATCCCGTTCGCCGTCGTCCCACTGGTGTGGCTGACGAGCCGACGCTCGGTGATGGGTGAGCTGACCAACAGTTGGTGGCTCCGGGTGGCTGCCGTCGTCACCGTGGTGGTCATCGTCGCCCTCAATGCTGCGCTGCTCGTGCTCACCGTGCTGGGCATCGAGTGA
- a CDS encoding YggS family pyridoxal phosphate-dependent enzyme: MDVRSNLAEVRARIDTACRAVGRDPGEVRLLPVSKTRGLDVIRQAYDAGYHRLGENRVQEALAKWEGSRDWPSVEWAIIGHLQTNKARDVARFAAEFQALDSLRLARELDRRLQAEGRALDVLIEVNSSGESQKSGVAPADAPALAAELRAYDALRVRGLMTVAVLSPDPARVAGCFEAMRTLREHLRQDDRAAGSYHELSMGMSGDFELAIAHGATCVRVGRAIFGERMSR, translated from the coding sequence GTGGACGTACGCAGCAACCTGGCGGAGGTGCGGGCCCGGATCGACACGGCCTGCCGTGCGGTGGGACGCGATCCCGGCGAGGTGCGGCTGCTGCCGGTCAGCAAGACCCGCGGACTGGACGTCATCCGCCAGGCGTACGACGCCGGCTACCACCGGCTGGGCGAGAACCGGGTCCAGGAGGCGCTCGCCAAGTGGGAGGGCAGCCGGGACTGGCCGAGCGTGGAGTGGGCGATCATCGGCCACCTGCAGACGAACAAGGCCCGCGATGTGGCCAGGTTCGCCGCCGAGTTCCAGGCCCTCGACTCGCTCCGGCTGGCCCGCGAACTGGACCGTCGGCTGCAGGCGGAGGGCCGCGCCCTGGACGTGCTGATCGAGGTGAACTCCTCCGGCGAGTCGCAGAAGTCCGGTGTCGCCCCCGCGGACGCCCCGGCGTTGGCCGCGGAGCTGCGGGCGTACGACGCGCTGCGGGTCCGGGGGCTGATGACGGTCGCCGTGCTGTCGCCCGACCCGGCCAGGGTCGCCGGCTGTTTCGAGGCGATGCGGACGCTGCGGGAGCACCTCCGGCAGGACGACCGGGCGGCCGGCAGCTACCACGAGCTGTCGATGGGCATGTCGGGCGACTTCGAGCTGGCGATCGCCCACGGCGCCACCTGCGTCCGGGTCGGCCGGGCGATCTTCGGGGAGCGGATGTCCCGATAG
- a CDS encoding acyl-CoA thioesterase, with the protein MDEPRMRYHSRMWVRPENLNANGTLFGGHLLSWIDEQVALYSIVQLGNERVVTKYMSEINFVSSAWQGDIIELGIFPVKFGRTSLTLRCNVRNMVTRESIITVDRIVMVSLDENGRPMEHGYHDITYARDRIPHRMKPIPRPEPHLPEATAEHEPLHDLDG; encoded by the coding sequence ATGGACGAGCCGCGGATGCGTTATCACTCCAGGATGTGGGTCAGACCCGAGAACCTGAATGCGAACGGGACCCTCTTCGGGGGGCATCTGCTCTCCTGGATCGACGAGCAGGTCGCGCTCTATTCGATCGTCCAGCTCGGCAACGAGCGCGTGGTCACCAAGTACATGTCCGAGATCAACTTCGTGTCCTCGGCCTGGCAGGGCGACATCATCGAGCTCGGGATCTTCCCGGTGAAGTTCGGCCGGACCTCGCTGACCCTGCGGTGCAACGTGCGCAACATGGTGACCCGCGAGTCGATCATCACCGTCGACCGGATCGTGATGGTGTCCCTGGACGAGAACGGCCGGCCGATGGAGCACGGCTACCACGACATCACCTACGCCCGCGACCGGATCCCGCACCGGATGAAGCCCATCCCCCGCCCCGAACCGCACCTGCCGGAGGCCACCGCCGAGCACGAACCGCTGCACGACCTGGACGGCTGA
- a CDS encoding TIGR04053 family radical SAM/SPASM domain-containing protein — translation MSMHTAAHPGVVRTLHHDAGERPHVLVWEVTRACQLACRHCRADAFTRPDPRQLTTAEGKALLDDIASYGTPRPIVILSGGDAFERPDLEELIAYGTSVGLPIALSPSVTPLLTDERLASVRAAGVKAFSLSLDGATAATHDAFRGIDGTFEATLEAAKLVVKHGFRFQVNTTICRNNLHELPEIVRTVMDMGAHLWYLLFLVPMGRGSNLEGLSPEEMEDVMHWLHDISDRIAIKTTEGQTYRRVAIQRDDALEAGLPLPQTGPLHARLMARTIELLGEGGHRRPPRPAIGVNSGNGFAFIDHIGDVYPSGFLPFDCGNVRDRPFHEIYAEAPMMQALRKPSEYTGKCGVCEFNWICGGSRARAYAMLGDPLASDPTCGYVPAAWAAGEGAGADQP, via the coding sequence ATGTCCATGCACACGGCCGCGCATCCGGGAGTCGTCCGCACGCTGCACCACGATGCCGGGGAGCGCCCCCACGTCCTGGTCTGGGAAGTGACCCGCGCCTGCCAACTGGCCTGTCGGCACTGCCGGGCGGACGCCTTCACCCGTCCGGACCCGCGACAGCTGACCACGGCCGAGGGGAAGGCGCTGCTGGACGACATCGCGAGCTACGGCACGCCGCGGCCGATCGTCATCCTGTCCGGTGGTGACGCCTTCGAACGTCCCGACCTGGAGGAGCTGATCGCGTACGGCACCTCGGTCGGCCTGCCGATCGCACTGTCCCCGTCGGTGACGCCGCTGCTGACCGACGAGCGGCTGGCGTCCGTACGGGCGGCCGGGGTCAAGGCGTTCTCGCTGTCGCTGGACGGCGCGACGGCGGCGACCCACGACGCGTTCCGGGGCATCGACGGCACCTTCGAGGCGACCCTGGAGGCGGCGAAGCTGGTGGTCAAGCACGGTTTCCGGTTCCAGGTGAACACCACCATCTGCCGCAACAACCTGCACGAGCTGCCGGAGATCGTCCGCACCGTGATGGACATGGGGGCCCACCTCTGGTATCTGCTCTTCCTGGTGCCGATGGGCCGCGGCTCGAACCTCGAGGGGCTCTCCCCCGAGGAGATGGAGGACGTCATGCACTGGCTGCACGACATCTCCGACCGGATCGCCATCAAGACCACCGAGGGGCAGACCTACCGGCGGGTCGCCATCCAGCGCGACGACGCACTCGAGGCCGGACTCCCACTGCCGCAGACCGGCCCGCTGCACGCCCGACTGATGGCGCGCACCATCGAACTGCTCGGCGAGGGCGGCCACCGCCGGCCACCGCGACCGGCCATCGGTGTCAACTCCGGCAACGGCTTCGCCTTCATCGACCACATCGGCGACGTCTACCCGAGCGGCTTCCTCCCCTTCGACTGCGGCAACGTCCGGGACCGGCCGTTCCACGAGATCTACGCCGAGGCCCCGATGATGCAGGCACTGCGGAAGCCGTCGGAGTACACCGGCAAGTGCGGCGTCTGTGAGTTCAACTGGATCTGCGGCGGCTCGCGGGCGCGCGCCTACGCGATGCTGGGCGACCCACTCGCCTCCGACCCGACCTGCGGCTACGTTCCGGCCGCCTGGGCCGCCGGTGAGGGCGCGGGCGCGGACCAGCCGTAA
- a CDS encoding DUF3145 domain-containing protein, producing MTNTRGVLYVHSAPSALRPHLEWAVGGAFGVPVHLGWRPQPAEPGLQRTEYSWVGPVGLGAKVTSALRGWDHLRFELTEEPTAVSDGQRWMWTPRLGMFRGQVGISGDIVVPEERIRWALAQDDPTATMTELLGEPWDAELEVFRWAGEGAPVRWLHRAV from the coding sequence ATGACGAACACCAGGGGCGTCCTGTACGTCCACTCCGCGCCGTCCGCACTGCGCCCGCATCTCGAGTGGGCCGTCGGCGGTGCCTTTGGCGTACCCGTCCACCTGGGCTGGCGGCCGCAACCGGCCGAGCCGGGCCTGCAGCGTACGGAGTACTCCTGGGTCGGACCGGTGGGGCTCGGGGCGAAGGTGACCTCCGCGCTGCGCGGCTGGGACCACCTGCGGTTCGAGCTGACCGAGGAGCCCACCGCGGTCAGTGACGGCCAGCGCTGGATGTGGACACCGCGGTTGGGGATGTTCCGCGGCCAGGTGGGCATCAGCGGGGACATCGTGGTGCCCGAGGAACGGATCCGCTGGGCGCTGGCCCAGGACGACCCGACCGCGACGATGACCGAACTGCTCGGCGAGCCCTGGGACGCCGAGCTGGAGGTGTTCCGTTGGGCGGGGGAGGGCGCGCCGGTACGCTGGCTGCACCGCGCGGTCTGA
- a CDS encoding DUF58 domain-containing protein, with amino-acid sequence MADGPASSLVRPPDRPTLPLDRLAPEAALRRLELTVVRRLEGFLQGDHLGVLPGPGSDPNDARPYLPGEDDVRKIDWPVTARTRITHVRDTIADRELEVWSLLDVTPSMNWGTAGVTKRDLGIAAMATFGFLSQRMGDRFGGMVMRPAGVRLIPARSGRTALYGLLRSLLEEPIVPDDTDPGLPLSHAIDELGRAQRRRGLRIIVSDFLTPGDTELDPEVPPEWERALRRLSVRNQVLAVEVIDRREIEFPDLGDILVRSPETPFERYVNTGDVRLRRAMDEAAARQRERTRLALRRSGVGHIVLRTDGDWVAEIARFVLGYRRTAAVLHRPPRGVAR; translated from the coding sequence ATGGCTGACGGGCCCGCCTCATCCCTGGTCCGCCCGCCGGACCGTCCGACGCTGCCGCTGGACCGGCTGGCGCCGGAGGCGGCCCTGCGGCGGCTCGAGCTCACCGTCGTCCGCCGCCTGGAGGGGTTCCTGCAGGGCGACCACCTGGGGGTGCTGCCCGGCCCGGGCAGCGACCCGAACGACGCGCGGCCGTACCTGCCGGGGGAGGACGACGTCCGCAAGATCGACTGGCCGGTCACCGCCCGGACCCGGATCACCCACGTCCGTGACACCATCGCCGACCGCGAGCTCGAGGTGTGGTCGCTGCTCGACGTGACGCCGTCGATGAACTGGGGCACCGCGGGGGTCACCAAGCGCGATCTCGGGATCGCCGCGATGGCCACCTTCGGCTTCCTCTCACAGCGGATGGGGGACCGGTTCGGCGGGATGGTGATGCGCCCCGCGGGCGTCCGTTTGATCCCTGCCCGGTCCGGCCGGACGGCCCTGTATGGGCTGCTCCGCTCCCTGCTGGAGGAGCCCATCGTCCCCGACGACACCGACCCCGGTCTGCCGCTGTCCCACGCCATCGACGAGCTGGGCCGGGCGCAGCGGCGCCGGGGGCTGCGGATCATCGTCTCCGACTTCCTCACCCCCGGTGACACCGAGCTCGACCCCGAGGTGCCACCGGAGTGGGAGCGGGCGCTGCGCCGGCTGTCGGTCCGCAACCAGGTGCTCGCCGTCGAGGTGATCGACCGACGGGAGATCGAGTTCCCCGATCTCGGCGACATCCTCGTCCGGTCCCCGGAGACCCCGTTCGAGCGCTACGTCAACACCGGTGACGTACGCCTCCGCCGGGCCATGGACGAGGCCGCGGCCCGGCAGCGCGAGCGCACCCGGCTGGCGCTGCGCCGCTCCGGGGTGGGCCACATCGTGCTGCGCACCGACGGTGACTGGGTCGCCGAGATCGCCCGGTTCGTGCTCGGCTATCGGCGCACCGCCGCGGTGCTGCACCGCCCGCCCCGCGGGGTGGCCCGATGA
- a CDS encoding VWA domain-containing protein, giving the protein MADFFRNLSFGQPWRLLFLLLIPLLVGLYLWASRRPGRRGVRFTTTALLDLVGGRRSQWRRHLAVALSLLALGAGVAGWAQPTTVAGVPRERATVVLVMDVSLSMEATDVEPTRLAAAVTAATGFVDKIPAGYNVALVTLSGNPAVVVPPTLDHAAVTRALAGLKPQESTAIGDAILAGLRALEQAPRDPAQPDKLAPGAIVLLSDGDNTAGTSAVQGAQKAAEAKVPVHTIAFGTENGYVDVDGRRESVPPDPATLAEVSRITGGQTFTADNTRRLEQVYQDIRSEVGVEKKSTDVSSTFAGYAIIAAVLATLAAITLGARRR; this is encoded by the coding sequence GTGGCGGACTTCTTCCGCAACCTCAGCTTCGGCCAGCCGTGGCGGCTGCTGTTCCTGCTGCTGATCCCGCTGCTGGTCGGGCTCTACCTCTGGGCCTCCCGGCGACCCGGGCGGCGCGGCGTACGCTTCACCACCACCGCCCTGCTCGACCTGGTCGGCGGTCGGCGCTCCCAGTGGCGCCGGCATCTGGCGGTGGCCCTGTCGCTGCTGGCGCTGGGCGCCGGCGTCGCCGGCTGGGCCCAGCCGACCACCGTCGCCGGCGTCCCCCGGGAACGCGCCACCGTGGTGCTGGTGATGGACGTCTCGCTGTCGATGGAGGCCACCGACGTCGAGCCGACCCGGCTCGCTGCGGCGGTCACCGCCGCCACCGGCTTCGTCGACAAGATCCCGGCCGGCTACAACGTCGCCCTGGTCACCCTCTCCGGCAACCCGGCCGTCGTCGTCCCGCCGACCCTCGACCATGCCGCCGTCACCCGGGCGCTGGCCGGGCTCAAGCCGCAGGAGTCCACCGCGATCGGCGACGCCATCCTCGCCGGACTGCGGGCTCTGGAACAGGCCCCCCGGGACCCGGCCCAGCCCGACAAGCTCGCCCCAGGGGCCATCGTGCTGCTCTCCGACGGGGACAACACCGCCGGGACCAGCGCTGTCCAGGGGGCCCAGAAGGCGGCCGAGGCGAAGGTGCCGGTGCACACCATCGCGTTCGGCACCGAGAACGGCTATGTCGACGTCGACGGCCGGCGGGAGTCCGTCCCACCGGATCCGGCGACGCTCGCGGAGGTCTCCCGGATCACCGGCGGCCAGACCTTCACCGCAGACAACACCCGCCGTCTCGAGCAGGTCTACCAGGACATCCGCTCCGAGGTCGGGGTGGAGAAGAAGTCCACCGACGTCAGCTCGACGTTCGCCGGCTACGCCATCATCGCGGCCGTGCTGGCGACCCTGGCGGCGATCACCCTGGGGGCGCGGCGACGATGA